The following coding sequences are from one Streptomyces sp. NBC_01232 window:
- a CDS encoding ABC transporter ATP-binding protein, whose amino-acid sequence MAELTKNATEREPILQVRNLVKHFPLTQGILFKKQVGAVKAVDGISFDLYQGETLGIVGESGCGKSTVAKLLMNLERATAGEVFYKGQDISKLSGRALKAVRRNIQMVFQDPYTSLNPRMTVGDIIGEPYEIHPEVAPKGNRRQKVQELLDVVGLNPEYINRYPHQFSGGQRQRIGIARGLALQPEIIICDEPVSALDVSVQAQVINLMEKLQDEFNLSYLFIAHDLSIVRHISDRVGVMYLGKMAEIGSDAEIYEHPTHPYTQALLSAVPVPDPDAREGRERIILTGDVPSPANPPSGCRFRTRCWKAQDKCSTEEPLLAVPERFKGLNTLAAHDSACHFAEEKAILAV is encoded by the coding sequence ATGGCTGAGCTCACCAAGAACGCCACCGAGCGCGAGCCGATCCTCCAGGTCCGTAACCTGGTCAAGCACTTCCCGCTGACCCAGGGAATCCTGTTCAAGAAGCAGGTCGGCGCGGTCAAGGCGGTCGACGGGATCTCCTTCGACCTCTACCAGGGCGAGACCCTCGGCATCGTGGGCGAGTCCGGCTGTGGCAAGTCCACGGTCGCCAAGCTCCTGATGAACCTGGAGCGGGCGACCGCCGGCGAGGTCTTCTACAAGGGCCAGGACATCAGCAAGCTGTCCGGCCGCGCCCTGAAGGCCGTCCGCCGCAACATCCAGATGGTCTTCCAGGACCCGTACACGTCGCTGAACCCGCGCATGACGGTCGGCGACATCATCGGGGAGCCCTACGAGATCCACCCCGAGGTGGCTCCCAAGGGCAACCGCCGGCAGAAGGTCCAGGAGCTCCTGGACGTCGTCGGTCTGAACCCGGAGTACATCAACCGCTACCCGCACCAGTTCTCCGGCGGCCAGCGCCAGCGCATCGGCATCGCCCGAGGCCTCGCCCTGCAGCCCGAGATCATCATCTGCGACGAGCCGGTCTCCGCGCTCGACGTGTCGGTGCAGGCCCAGGTCATCAACCTGATGGAGAAGCTGCAGGACGAGTTCAACCTCTCCTACCTCTTCATCGCGCACGACCTCTCGATCGTCCGGCACATCTCGGACCGCGTGGGCGTCATGTACCTGGGCAAGATGGCCGAGATCGGCTCCGACGCCGAGATCTACGAGCACCCGACCCACCCGTACACCCAGGCGCTGCTCTCCGCCGTCCCGGTCCCGGACCCGGACGCGCGCGAGGGCCGCGAGCGGATCATCCTCACCGGTGACGTCCCGTCCCCGGCCAACCCGCCGTCGGGCTGCCGCTTCCGCACCCGTTGCTGGAAGGCCCAGGACAAGTGCTCCACCGAGGAGCCGCTGCTGGCGGTCCCGGAGCGCTTCAAGGGCCTGAACACCCTGGCCGCGCACGACTCGGCCTGCCACTTCGCCGAGGAGAAGGCCATCCTGGCCGTCTGA
- a CDS encoding GNAT family N-acetyltransferase — translation MTLTVRPAGPGDASDICALLNAVDMIEIGRPETDLGTVESDLNAPDVDLATDSWLALQDGRLVAYALVWADSGPGRVDGDHYVLPGHDEAAGLLLERMETRARELAAGPGVLRLQLNVRPTLDLSLLRGRGYRTIRRYQVMTRSLSPAADPAPAPPAGLTLRNCAGDEADRHRAHALIERTFAEHFGHVDRPYETWLDHMDGRKLDWSLVWIASLPGHGDAAVLLTRDDRTSMAWVGHIGVAKEVRGRGIGGFLLRHCFAVYAGRGRDTVGLGVDTHNATGALALYEAHGMGLHYAVDSWELPLHPQG, via the coding sequence ATGACCCTCACCGTACGGCCCGCCGGGCCCGGGGACGCGTCCGACATCTGCGCCCTGCTCAATGCCGTCGACATGATCGAGATCGGCCGCCCGGAGACCGATCTGGGCACCGTCGAGTCCGACCTCAACGCCCCTGACGTGGACCTCGCCACCGATTCCTGGCTGGCCCTCCAGGACGGCCGGCTCGTCGCCTACGCCCTCGTCTGGGCCGACTCCGGTCCGGGCCGCGTCGACGGGGACCACTACGTGCTGCCCGGCCACGACGAGGCCGCCGGCCTCCTGCTGGAGCGCATGGAGACCCGCGCCCGGGAACTGGCCGCCGGCCCCGGCGTCCTGCGACTGCAGCTCAACGTCAGGCCCACCCTCGACCTGTCCCTCCTGCGCGGCCGCGGCTACCGCACGATCCGCCGCTACCAGGTCATGACGCGCTCCCTCTCCCCGGCCGCCGATCCCGCCCCGGCCCCGCCGGCCGGACTCACCCTGCGCAACTGCGCCGGCGACGAGGCCGACCGCCACCGGGCCCACGCCCTCATCGAGCGGACCTTCGCCGAGCACTTCGGCCACGTGGACCGCCCGTACGAGACCTGGCTGGACCACATGGACGGCCGCAAGCTCGACTGGTCGCTGGTGTGGATCGCGAGCCTGCCCGGCCACGGGGACGCGGCCGTTCTGCTCACCCGGGACGACCGTACGAGCATGGCCTGGGTCGGACACATCGGCGTGGCGAAGGAGGTGCGCGGCCGCGGGATCGGCGGTTTCCTTCTGCGGCACTGCTTCGCCGTCTACGCCGGGCGCGGCCGGGACACCGTGGGCCTGGGCGTCGACACCCACAACGCGACGGGCGCGCTCGCGCTGTACGAGGCGCACGGCATGGGCCTGCACTACGCCGTCGACTCCTGGGAGCTGCCTTTGCACCCCCAGGGGTGA
- a CDS encoding peptide ABC transporter substrate-binding protein — MRGATHAQWAACAVAVALAATACGGGSDSGGGGGEAGIVSSSWGDPQNPLEPANTNEVQGGKVLDMLFRGLKRYDPKTGEALDMVAEKIDTTDSQNFTITLKDGWKFSNDEPVTSQSFVDAWNYGADVRNKQNNSPFFSDIVGYEDVHPASGEPKAKTMSGLVVKDAKTFTVALKNKFSTWPETLGYQAFSPLPKAFFTDHAGWLNKPVGNGPYTVDSYTKGTGMKLRKWDTYPGPDKAQNGGVDLKVYTDNNTAYTDLISGNLDLVDDVPAQQLKNVKNDLGDRYINQPALIIQTLTFPLYDPQWSKAGMENVRRGISMAINRDEITKQIFRETRTPAKDWTSPALGEKGGFSSTVCGDACVYDPAAAKKLITDAGGLPGGKVTLTSNVDTGSHRDWMDAVCNSINNALGEGPVCTVNPVGTFADFRNQQSSFKLTGPFRSGWQADYPLIQNFLQPLYYTGASSNYGKFSNADFDKLVDEANQESDQAAAVAKFQDAEKILAAQMPSIPLWYQNGSAGYAERLSDVALNQFSVPVYDQIKVN, encoded by the coding sequence ATGCGCGGAGCCACCCACGCCCAGTGGGCCGCATGTGCGGTGGCCGTCGCCCTCGCGGCGACGGCCTGCGGCGGTGGAAGCGACAGCGGCGGAGGCGGTGGCGAGGCGGGCATCGTCAGTTCCTCGTGGGGTGACCCGCAGAACCCGCTGGAGCCGGCCAACACCAACGAGGTGCAGGGCGGCAAGGTGCTCGACATGCTCTTCCGGGGCCTCAAGCGCTACGACCCGAAGACGGGCGAGGCCCTCGACATGGTCGCCGAGAAAATCGATACGACGGACAGTCAGAACTTCACGATCACGCTGAAGGACGGCTGGAAGTTCAGCAACGACGAGCCGGTCACCTCGCAGTCCTTCGTGGACGCCTGGAACTACGGCGCGGACGTGCGCAACAAGCAGAACAACTCGCCGTTCTTCTCCGACATCGTCGGCTACGAGGACGTCCACCCCGCCTCCGGCGAGCCCAAGGCCAAGACGATGTCCGGGCTGGTGGTCAAGGACGCCAAGACCTTCACGGTCGCCCTGAAGAACAAGTTCTCCACCTGGCCCGAGACCCTGGGCTACCAGGCCTTCTCCCCGCTGCCCAAGGCCTTCTTCACCGACCACGCCGGCTGGCTGAACAAGCCGGTCGGCAACGGCCCGTACACGGTGGACTCGTACACCAAGGGCACCGGCATGAAGCTGCGCAAGTGGGACACCTACCCCGGTCCGGACAAGGCGCAGAACGGCGGTGTGGACCTGAAGGTCTACACCGACAACAACACCGCCTACACCGATCTGATCTCGGGCAACCTCGATCTCGTCGACGACGTGCCCGCGCAGCAGCTGAAGAACGTCAAGAACGACCTGGGCGACCGGTACATCAACCAGCCGGCCCTCATCATCCAGACCCTCACCTTCCCGCTGTACGACCCGCAGTGGAGCAAGGCGGGGATGGAGAACGTCCGCCGCGGCATCTCGATGGCGATCAACCGCGACGAGATCACCAAGCAGATCTTCCGCGAGACCCGCACTCCGGCCAAGGACTGGACCTCACCGGCCCTCGGTGAGAAGGGCGGCTTCTCCTCCACGGTCTGCGGCGACGCCTGCGTCTACGACCCCGCGGCGGCCAAGAAGCTCATCACGGACGCCGGCGGGCTCCCCGGCGGCAAGGTCACGCTGACCTCCAACGTGGACACCGGCTCGCACCGCGACTGGATGGACGCCGTCTGCAACAGCATCAACAACGCGCTGGGCGAGGGCCCGGTCTGCACGGTCAACCCCGTCGGCACCTTCGCCGACTTCCGCAACCAGCAGAGCAGCTTCAAGCTGACCGGCCCGTTCCGCTCCGGCTGGCAGGCCGACTACCCGCTGATCCAGAACTTCCTCCAGCCCCTCTACTACACCGGCGCCTCCTCCAACTACGGGAAGTTCAGCAACGCGGACTTCGACAAGCTCGTCGACGAGGCCAACCAGGAGAGCGATCAGGCCGCGGCCGTCGCGAAGTTCCAGGACGCCGAGAAGATCCTCGCCGCGCAGATGCCCTCCATCCCGCTCTGGTACCAGAACGGCAGCGCGGGCTACGCCGAGCGGCTCTCGGACGTGGCGCTCAACCAGTTCAGCGTCCCCGTGTACGACCAGATCAAGGTCAACTGA
- a CDS encoding ABC transporter permease translates to MGRYVIRRLLQMIPVFIGSTFLIFFMVYALGDPVAALFGDKAPDPATAARIRKDLYLDQPLWKQYLHYMGQIFQGDFGTAFNGQPVTELMASAFPVTLRLTIVAIFFEIVIGITLGVISGLRRGRSVDTTVLVLTLVVISVPTFVTGYLLQYLFGVKWGWVRPTVSPDAPFGELILPGIVLALVSLAYVTRLSRTSIAENVKADYVRTAVAKGLPRRRVVTRHLLRNSLIPVVTFIGTDIGALMGGAIVTERIFNIHGVGYQLYQGILRNNSPTVVGFVTILVIVFLLANLLVDLLYAVLDPRIRYA, encoded by the coding sequence ATGGGACGTTATGTGATCCGGCGGCTGCTCCAGATGATCCCGGTGTTCATCGGCAGCACGTTCCTGATCTTCTTCATGGTGTACGCGCTCGGTGATCCGGTCGCGGCCCTGTTCGGCGACAAGGCACCCGACCCGGCCACCGCCGCGCGCATCCGCAAGGACCTCTATCTCGACCAGCCGCTGTGGAAGCAGTACCTCCACTACATGGGCCAGATCTTCCAGGGCGACTTCGGCACGGCCTTCAACGGCCAGCCCGTCACCGAGCTGATGGCCAGCGCCTTCCCCGTCACCCTGCGCCTGACCATCGTCGCGATCTTCTTCGAGATCGTCATCGGCATCACCCTCGGCGTGATCAGCGGTCTGCGCCGCGGCAGGTCCGTCGACACCACCGTGCTGGTGCTCACCCTCGTCGTCATCTCCGTGCCGACGTTCGTGACGGGCTATCTGCTCCAGTACCTCTTCGGCGTCAAATGGGGCTGGGTGCGGCCCACCGTCTCCCCGGACGCCCCCTTCGGCGAGCTGATCCTGCCCGGCATCGTGCTCGCGCTGGTCTCCCTCGCCTACGTCACCCGGCTCTCCCGCACCTCCATCGCCGAGAACGTCAAGGCCGACTACGTGCGCACCGCCGTCGCCAAGGGTCTGCCGCGCCGCCGGGTCGTCACCCGCCACCTGCTGCGCAACTCGCTCATCCCCGTCGTCACCTTCATCGGCACCGACATCGGCGCCCTGATGGGCGGAGCCATCGTCACCGAGCGGATCTTCAACATCCACGGCGTCGGATACCAGCTCTACCAGGGCATCCTGCGCAACAACTCCCCGACGGTCGTGGGCTTCGTGACCATCCTCGTCATCGTCTTCCTGCTGGCGAACCTGCTCGTCGACCTGCTCTACGCGGTCCTGGACCCGAGGATCCGTTATGCCTGA
- a CDS encoding ABC transporter permease translates to MPDPERPEGPGGYDPVGPRPHEAVSPTGQGGPMDLALEEAESLEGIEKTGPRGGTGPGEKPRSLWSDAWHQLRRNPVFVISSLMILFLVIISIWPQLIASGDPLQCDLSKSQQGSSPGHPFGYDTQGCDVYTRTVYGARASITVGVCATLGAALLGSVLGGLAGFFGGWGDALLSRVADIFFGIPVVLGGLVFLSVVTSTTVWPVVGFIVLLGWPQIARIGRGSVITAKQNDYVQAARALGAGNGRMMLRHVAPNAVAPVIVVATIALGTYIALEATLSFLGVGLRPPTVSWGIDISNAASQIRNAPHMLLWPAGALSLTVLAFIMLGDAVRDALDPKLR, encoded by the coding sequence ATGCCTGACCCCGAGCGCCCCGAAGGGCCCGGCGGCTACGACCCCGTCGGTCCCCGCCCGCACGAGGCGGTCTCCCCGACCGGGCAGGGCGGCCCCATGGATCTCGCGCTGGAGGAGGCCGAGAGCCTGGAGGGCATCGAGAAGACCGGCCCCCGGGGCGGGACCGGCCCCGGCGAGAAGCCCCGCTCCCTGTGGTCCGACGCCTGGCACCAGCTGCGCCGCAACCCCGTCTTCGTCATCTCCTCGCTCATGATCCTCTTCCTCGTGATCATCTCGATCTGGCCGCAGCTCATCGCGAGCGGCGACCCGCTGCAGTGCGACCTGTCCAAGTCGCAGCAGGGCTCCTCCCCGGGCCACCCCTTCGGCTACGACACCCAGGGCTGCGACGTGTACACCCGTACCGTCTACGGGGCCCGCGCCTCCATCACCGTGGGCGTCTGCGCCACCCTCGGCGCGGCCCTGCTCGGCTCGGTGCTCGGCGGGCTCGCCGGGTTCTTCGGCGGCTGGGGCGACGCGCTGCTGTCCCGGGTCGCGGACATCTTCTTCGGCATCCCCGTCGTCCTCGGCGGCCTGGTCTTCCTGTCCGTGGTCACCAGCACCACCGTCTGGCCGGTCGTCGGCTTCATCGTGCTCCTCGGCTGGCCGCAGATCGCCCGCATCGGCCGCGGCTCCGTCATCACCGCCAAGCAGAACGACTACGTCCAGGCCGCCCGGGCCCTCGGCGCCGGCAACGGCCGGATGATGCTCCGGCACGTGGCGCCCAACGCCGTCGCCCCGGTCATCGTCGTCGCGACCATCGCGCTCGGCACCTACATCGCCCTGGAGGCCACCCTGTCCTTCCTCGGCGTCGGCCTGCGCCCGCCCACCGTGTCCTGGGGCATCGACATCTCCAACGCGGCCTCGCAGATCCGCAACGCCCCGCACATGCTGCTCTGGCCGGCCGGCGCGCTGAGCCTGACCGTGCTCGCCTTCATCATGCTCGGCGACGCGGTGCGCGACGCCCTCGACCCCAAGCTGCGCTGA
- a CDS encoding ABC transporter ATP-binding protein, with protein MLLEVRDLHVEFKTRDGVAKAVNGVNYSVAEGETLAVLGESGSGKSVTAQAVMGILDMPPGRIAGGEILFKGKDLLKMKEEERRKIRGAEMAMIFQDALSSLNPVLSVGAQLGEMYEVHRGTSRKDAKRKAVELMDRVKIPAAKERVGDYPHQFSGGMRQRIMIAMALALEPSLIIADEPTTALDVTVQAQVMDLLAELQRELNMGLILITHDLGVVADVADKIAVMYAGRIVEAAPVHEIYKAPAHPYTRGLLDSIPRLDQKGQELYAIKGLPPNLVAIPPGCAFNPRCPMAQAVCRTDVPPLYRVTESPVERTSACHFWKECLHG; from the coding sequence ATGCTGCTCGAAGTCCGCGACCTGCACGTGGAATTCAAGACGCGCGACGGAGTCGCCAAGGCCGTCAACGGCGTCAACTACTCGGTGGCCGAGGGCGAGACGCTCGCCGTGCTCGGCGAGTCCGGCTCCGGCAAGTCGGTGACCGCCCAGGCCGTGATGGGCATCCTCGACATGCCGCCGGGCCGCATCGCGGGCGGCGAGATCCTCTTCAAGGGCAAGGACCTCCTCAAGATGAAGGAGGAGGAGCGCCGGAAGATCCGCGGCGCCGAGATGGCGATGATCTTCCAGGACGCGCTCTCCTCCCTGAACCCGGTCCTGAGCGTGGGTGCGCAGCTCGGCGAGATGTACGAGGTCCACCGCGGGACGTCCCGCAAGGACGCCAAGCGCAAGGCCGTCGAGCTGATGGACCGGGTGAAGATCCCGGCGGCGAAGGAGCGGGTGGGGGACTACCCGCACCAGTTCTCGGGCGGCATGCGCCAGCGCATCATGATCGCCATGGCACTGGCCCTGGAGCCCTCGCTGATCATCGCGGACGAGCCGACGACGGCCCTGGACGTCACCGTCCAGGCCCAGGTGATGGACCTGCTGGCCGAGCTGCAGCGCGAGCTGAACATGGGCCTCATCCTGATCACCCACGACCTGGGCGTGGTCGCCGATGTCGCCGACAAGATCGCGGTCATGTACGCGGGCCGGATCGTCGAGGCGGCCCCCGTCCACGAGATCTACAAGGCGCCCGCGCACCCGTACACGCGCGGCCTCCTGGACTCCATCCCGCGCCTGGACCAGAAGGGCCAGGAGCTGTACGCCATCAAGGGCCTGCCGCCGAACCTGGTGGCCATCCCGCCCGGCTGCGCCTTCAACCCGCGCTGTCCGATGGCGCAGGCGGTGTGCCGCACCGACGTCCCCCCGCTGTACCGGGTGACCGAGTCCCCGGTGGAGCGGACCAGCGCCTGCCACTTCTGGAAGGAGTGCCTCCATGGCTGA
- a CDS encoding ABC transporter ATP-binding protein codes for MAEPLLEVKDLVKHYPLTRGVVFRKQVGAVKAVDGVSFDLRAGETLGIVGESGCGKSTVAKMLVNLERPTAGAISYKGEDITKLSGRALKAVRRNIQMVFQDPYTSLNPRMTVGDIIGEPYEIHPEVAPKGSRRQRVQELLDVVGLNPEYINRYPHQFSGGQRQRIGIARGLALQPEIIVADEPVSALDVSVQAQVINLLDRLQSDFDLSYVFIAHDLSIVRHISDRVGVMYLGRIVEIGTDREIYDHPTHPYTQALLSAVPVPDPEARAHRERIILTGDVPSPANPPSGCPFRTRCWKAEPRCTAEVPLLAVPQVFPPGPAAHPSACHFAAEKQVVPPSDAPPVPPSDPPSPPPADPLTKE; via the coding sequence ATGGCTGAGCCCCTTCTGGAAGTGAAGGACCTGGTCAAGCACTACCCGCTCACCCGGGGCGTCGTCTTCCGCAAGCAGGTCGGCGCGGTCAAGGCCGTCGACGGGGTCTCCTTCGACCTGCGCGCCGGTGAGACGCTGGGCATCGTCGGCGAGTCCGGCTGCGGCAAGTCCACCGTGGCCAAGATGCTCGTCAACCTGGAGCGGCCCACCGCGGGTGCGATCTCGTACAAGGGCGAGGACATCACCAAGCTGTCGGGGCGCGCCCTGAAGGCCGTGCGCCGCAACATCCAGATGGTCTTCCAGGACCCGTACACCTCGCTGAACCCGCGCATGACGGTCGGCGACATCATCGGGGAGCCGTACGAGATCCATCCCGAGGTGGCTCCCAAGGGCTCGCGCCGGCAACGGGTCCAGGAACTGCTCGACGTCGTCGGTCTGAACCCGGAGTACATCAACCGCTACCCGCACCAGTTCTCCGGCGGCCAGCGCCAGCGCATCGGCATCGCCCGCGGCCTCGCCCTGCAGCCCGAGATCATCGTCGCGGACGAGCCCGTCTCCGCACTGGACGTCTCCGTCCAGGCCCAGGTGATCAACCTGCTGGACCGGCTCCAGAGCGACTTCGACCTGTCCTACGTCTTCATCGCGCACGACCTCTCGATCGTCCGGCACATCTCCGACCGGGTCGGCGTCATGTACCTGGGCCGGATCGTCGAGATCGGCACCGACCGCGAGATCTACGACCACCCGACCCACCCGTACACCCAGGCACTGCTCTCCGCCGTCCCGGTCCCGGACCCGGAGGCCCGCGCCCACCGCGAGCGGATCATCCTCACCGGTGACGTGCCCTCCCCGGCCAACCCGCCCTCGGGCTGCCCCTTCCGCACCCGCTGCTGGAAGGCCGAGCCCCGCTGCACGGCCGAGGTCCCGCTGCTCGCGGTGCCGCAGGTCTTTCCCCCGGGCCCGGCGGCGCACCCGTCGGCCTGTCACTTCGCGGCGGAGAAGCAGGTGGTCCCGCCGTCGGACGCGCCGCCGGTCCCGCCCTCGGATCCGCCGTCACCCCCGCCGGCGGATCCGCTGACGAAGGAGTAG
- the mshB gene encoding N-acetyl-1-D-myo-inositol-2-amino-2-deoxy-alpha-D-glucopyranoside deacetylase — MNGLPARRLLLVHAHPDDESINNGVTMAKYAAEGAHVALVTCTLGEEGEVIPPGLAHLAADRDDALGAHRVGELAAAMAELGVHDHRFLGGPGRFRDSGMMGAPQNHRPEAFWAADVDEAASYLVEVIRELRPQVLVTYDPDGGYGHPDHIQAHRVAMRAAELAAETAYRRDLGAPHTVGKIYWNRVPRSVVEEGFARLRAAGGEVTFPGVGSPEDVPGVVADERITAEIDAKDTFVAAKAAAMRAHATQIAVDGPFFALSNDLAQPLFTREYYELAEGRPGAPAGEREHDLFAGVQA, encoded by the coding sequence ATGAACGGTCTTCCCGCCCGTCGTCTGCTCCTCGTGCACGCGCACCCCGACGACGAGTCGATCAACAACGGCGTCACCATGGCCAAGTACGCGGCCGAGGGTGCCCACGTCGCGCTGGTGACCTGCACCCTCGGCGAGGAGGGTGAGGTCATCCCGCCCGGTCTCGCCCACCTGGCGGCCGACCGCGACGACGCCCTCGGCGCCCACCGCGTCGGCGAGCTCGCCGCGGCCATGGCCGAACTGGGCGTCCACGACCACCGGTTCCTCGGCGGCCCCGGCCGCTTCCGGGACTCCGGGATGATGGGCGCCCCGCAGAACCACCGCCCGGAGGCCTTCTGGGCCGCCGACGTGGACGAGGCCGCCTCGTACCTCGTGGAGGTGATCCGGGAGCTGCGCCCGCAGGTGCTCGTCACCTACGACCCGGACGGCGGATACGGGCACCCGGACCACATCCAGGCCCACCGGGTCGCCATGCGCGCCGCCGAACTGGCCGCGGAAACCGCGTACCGGCGCGACCTCGGCGCGCCCCACACGGTCGGGAAGATCTACTGGAACCGCGTCCCGCGCTCGGTGGTCGAGGAGGGTTTCGCCCGGCTGCGCGCCGCGGGCGGCGAGGTGACCTTCCCGGGAGTGGGCTCGCCCGAGGACGTGCCGGGGGTCGTCGCCGACGAGCGGATCACCGCCGAGATCGACGCCAAGGACACCTTCGTTGCGGCGAAGGCGGCCGCCATGCGGGCGCACGCCACCCAGATCGCCGTGGACGGGCCCTTCTTCGCGCTCTCCAACGACCTGGCGCAGCCGCTGTTCACCCGCGAGTACTACGAACTGGCCGAGGGCCGGCCGGGCGCCCCGGCGGGCGAACGCGAACACGACCTCTTCGCGGGGGTCCAGGCGTGA
- a CDS encoding DUF6113 family protein — MSGTLTAGRIAGCLGLLVLGVLTGAAGWLVVDLWFPGGLLLALLAVFGLFLGGRIALGTGPGVGGAAAGWFLSYVMLSVPRPEGDFLLGSSGIGTYVYLLGGTVLAVMCATMRGPQDRPVSAARPAK, encoded by the coding sequence GTGAGCGGCACGCTGACGGCCGGGCGGATCGCCGGCTGCCTGGGTCTGCTCGTCCTGGGCGTACTGACCGGAGCGGCCGGCTGGCTGGTGGTGGACCTGTGGTTCCCCGGCGGTCTGCTGCTCGCCCTGCTGGCGGTCTTCGGGCTGTTCCTCGGCGGCCGGATCGCCCTCGGCACCGGCCCCGGTGTGGGCGGCGCCGCGGCGGGCTGGTTCCTCTCGTACGTGATGCTCAGCGTCCCGCGCCCCGAGGGGGACTTCCTCCTCGGTTCGTCCGGAATCGGCACGTACGTCTACCTTTTGGGTGGAACGGTTCTCGCTGTGATGTGCGCCACGATGCGCGGTCCGCAGGATCGGCCGGTTTCGGCCGCCCGGCCTGCCAAGTGA